A region from the Musa acuminata AAA Group cultivar baxijiao chromosome BXJ1-10, Cavendish_Baxijiao_AAA, whole genome shotgun sequence genome encodes:
- the LOC135596286 gene encoding uncharacterized protein LOC135596286 isoform X2, translating into MEALRWLLSVAKKKENVVTGLLLGTFVTLAVRSSVQEREIDALEAEKSSLRADISSLYSSMWSCRQDLFALAAAADQTSSPKQPFIPLSRLRAIYGEEEPPSNSAVLPSAVDPQGVGVDAGKESISIA; encoded by the exons ATGGAAGCGTTGCGGTGGCTGCTGTCGGTGGCAAAGAAGAAAGAGAACGTGGTGACCGGCCTGCTGCTCGGCACCTTTGTGACCTTGGCCGTCCGATCCTCCGTGCAAGAGCGGGAGATCGATGCCCTCGAGGCCGAAAAGTCTTCCCTCCGCGCCGACATCTCCTCCCTGTACTCCTCCATGTGGTCCTGTCGCCAGGACCTCTTCgccctcgccgccgccgccgaccaGACCTCCTCCCCAAAGCAACCATTCATCCCCCTTTCCCGACTCCGCGCCATCTACGGCGAGGAGGAACCGCCCTCCAACTCTGCTGTCCTTCCGTCGGCGGTGGATCCTCAAG GTGTAGGGGTGGATGCAGGAAAAGAATCGATATCTATTGCTTAG
- the LOC135596286 gene encoding uncharacterized protein LOC135596286 isoform X1, which translates to MEALRWLLSVAKKKENVVTGLLLGTFVTLAVRSSVQEREIDALEAEKSSLRADISSLYSSMWSCRQDLFALAAAADQTSSPKQPFIPLSRLRAIYGEEEPPSNSAVLPSAVDPQGSEVVCDVSFFSPFWS; encoded by the exons ATGGAAGCGTTGCGGTGGCTGCTGTCGGTGGCAAAGAAGAAAGAGAACGTGGTGACCGGCCTGCTGCTCGGCACCTTTGTGACCTTGGCCGTCCGATCCTCCGTGCAAGAGCGGGAGATCGATGCCCTCGAGGCCGAAAAGTCTTCCCTCCGCGCCGACATCTCCTCCCTGTACTCCTCCATGTGGTCCTGTCGCCAGGACCTCTTCgccctcgccgccgccgccgaccaGACCTCCTCCCCAAAGCAACCATTCATCCCCCTTTCCCGACTCCGCGCCATCTACGGCGAGGAGGAACCGCCCTCCAACTCTGCTGTCCTTCCGTCGGCGGTGGATCCTCAAG GGAGTGAAGTTGTGTGTgatgtttcttttttttcccccttttggTCTTGA